In one window of Petrotoga olearia DSM 13574 DNA:
- a CDS encoding SPL family radical SAM protein → MKNSKQNYTNETFSHIYIEKDALNYSLTNEVISKLNKSKIIYIDNYNEIFSRKNQNPFLQKLSPSLILAVKKGDFIYKGSNLCHNFEQQDFYYTNFIVNCLYDCDYCYLKGMNFSSHILFFVNLSDYFNELRRLIVEKGKLYLSISYDSDILLFDGIYPFLKEWIKFAKENPLITIEIRTKTSNYKKFLNYSPIDNLIITWSISPQEVISKYEKNTPSLERRLIAISQLLKKGWKINLALDPILYIGENWSDKYKEFINSITENINIKEINAITLGVFRIPADYLKRFKKFFESSISFFPYQTINGVSTYPEELKNEMIKFVYSELKNIFDKTNIYIL, encoded by the coding sequence TTGAAAAACTCAAAGCAGAATTATACAAATGAAACTTTCTCTCATATCTACATCGAAAAAGACGCTTTAAATTACTCCTTAACCAATGAAGTTATAAGCAAACTCAACAAAAGTAAGATAATATATATAGATAACTACAATGAAATATTTTCTCGTAAGAACCAAAACCCTTTTTTACAAAAGCTTTCACCATCTCTGATTCTAGCAGTTAAAAAAGGCGATTTTATCTATAAAGGATCAAACTTGTGCCATAATTTTGAACAGCAAGATTTTTATTACACAAATTTCATAGTCAATTGTCTATATGATTGCGATTACTGTTATTTGAAAGGCATGAACTTCTCTTCCCACATCTTATTCTTTGTTAATCTTTCCGACTATTTTAATGAATTAAGAAGATTGATAGTTGAAAAAGGAAAGCTTTATCTAAGTATATCGTATGATTCCGATATATTACTTTTTGATGGAATTTATCCGTTTTTGAAAGAATGGATAAAGTTTGCTAAAGAAAATCCTTTAATAACTATAGAAATTCGAACTAAGACAAGCAATTATAAAAAATTTTTGAATTACTCACCAATAGATAATTTGATCATCACTTGGAGTATATCCCCACAGGAAGTAATATCAAAGTATGAAAAAAACACCCCATCTTTAGAAAGAAGATTAATTGCGATATCACAACTGTTAAAGAAAGGGTGGAAAATTAATTTAGCATTGGATCCGATACTATATATTGGAGAAAATTGGAGTGATAAATACAAGGAGTTCATTAACTCTATAACTGAGAATATTAATATAAAAGAGATCAATGCAATCACGTTAGGAGTTTTTAGAATCCCTGCTGACTACTTAAAAAGGTTTAAAAAGTTTTTTGAATCTTCAATTTCATTTTTCCCTTATCAAACCATAAATGGGGTATCCACCTACCCTGAAGAATTAAAAAATGAAATGATAAAATTCGTCTATTCGGAACTAAAAAACATATTTGATAAGACAAATATTTATATACTTTGA
- the dnaX gene encoding DNA polymerase III subunit gamma/tau encodes MNNNLYRKYRPLDFDEILGQPHVVKYFKNALNKQEVSHAYIFSGPRGTGKTTTARILAKVLNCKDPQGYNPCNKCENCVSINNNSFLDVIEMDAASNRGIDEIRNIRDSSNYRPVYGKYKVYIIDEFHMLTREAFNALLKTLEEPPSHVIFILATTNLEKVPDTIISRAQIINFKNLGEKDIMEGLKNIASSEGIEYELDALETIAKRAKGGMRDAISMLEQVEKFGEMKITQQDTLDILGLFDENFIAQFIENVSDSKIDEFLAQSEELFNLGKDPEILLEQSIEYIFDSLIQERKDNLIPLMGTFNDILKDLKYSENKRLIFDVEMLDFMHKNSATSSTLSYAKETTPYRKQVTTESVSNETQHPIMKKILDYFSDPHEKKSNMAIYFALLFSNPEIENDKIHFKFSSDQKLEYEILKKYVDELKVNIFLLIDGSYDITFSLAGGEVESLTQQKEKTDLREKKLF; translated from the coding sequence ATGAACAACAATTTATACAGAAAATACAGGCCTTTAGATTTTGATGAAATTTTAGGACAACCTCATGTTGTAAAATACTTCAAAAATGCATTAAACAAGCAAGAGGTTTCTCATGCATATATTTTTTCGGGCCCACGGGGTACCGGAAAAACTACAACCGCTAGGATACTTGCCAAGGTATTAAATTGCAAGGATCCCCAAGGATACAATCCTTGCAATAAATGCGAGAACTGTGTTTCTATAAACAATAACAGTTTTTTGGATGTAATAGAAATGGATGCAGCTTCAAACAGAGGAATAGACGAAATTAGAAACATCAGGGATTCCTCCAATTACAGACCTGTTTATGGAAAATACAAAGTATACATAATCGATGAATTTCATATGTTAACAAGGGAAGCCTTCAATGCCCTATTAAAGACGTTAGAAGAACCACCATCACATGTCATTTTTATTTTAGCAACCACAAATTTGGAAAAAGTTCCTGATACCATCATTTCCAGGGCTCAAATTATAAACTTCAAAAATTTAGGTGAGAAGGATATAATGGAAGGGTTGAAAAATATAGCTAGCTCTGAAGGTATAGAATATGAGTTAGATGCCTTGGAAACGATAGCTAAAAGGGCAAAAGGCGGTATGAGAGATGCTATCTCGATGTTGGAACAAGTGGAAAAATTCGGAGAAATGAAGATCACCCAACAAGACACCCTTGACATACTAGGTTTGTTCGATGAAAATTTTATAGCACAATTCATAGAAAATGTTTCCGATTCAAAAATTGATGAATTTTTAGCACAATCTGAAGAGCTATTCAATTTGGGAAAGGATCCAGAAATTCTTCTTGAGCAATCCATAGAATATATCTTTGATTCTCTAATTCAAGAAAGAAAAGATAACTTAATTCCACTGATGGGCACCTTCAACGATATACTTAAAGATTTAAAATACAGTGAAAACAAAAGGCTGATCTTCGACGTGGAGATGTTAGATTTCATGCATAAAAATTCAGCTACGTCTTCAACTTTGTCTTATGCTAAAGAAACAACTCCGTATAGAAAACAAGTTACCACAGAATCCGTTTCCAACGAAACTCAACACCCCATTATGAAGAAAATTCTTGATTATTTCAGTGATCCACACGAGAAGAAGTCCAACATGGCAATATATTTTGCTTTGCTATTTTCAAACCCAGAAATTGAAAACGATAAAATACACTTCAAATTCTCTTCAGACCAAAAGCTAGAATATGAGATTCTTAAAAAGTACGTAGATGAGTTAAAAGTGAATATATTTTTACTGATCGACGGATCATACGATATCACCTTTTCACTTGCAGGTGGTGAGGTAGAAAGTTTAACCCAACAAAAAGAAAAGACAGACTTGAGAGAAAAGAAACTATTCTGA
- the speD gene encoding adenosylmethionine decarboxylase produces the protein MAKSLGRHLISELYDCDEEILNDVQQIEYLMKKAAIESGATIVTSTFHRFLPHGVSGAIIVSESHLAIHTWPEYNYASLDIYTCGDSVDPWKAFYYLKDALNSKRQESQEFKRGLFSSIGVPENSAHKIEVS, from the coding sequence ATGGCTAAATCCCTAGGAAGACATTTGATATCAGAATTATACGATTGTGATGAAGAGATACTAAACGATGTTCAACAAATAGAATACTTAATGAAAAAAGCAGCCATTGAATCGGGGGCAACAATAGTTACTTCAACATTTCACAGATTCTTACCTCATGGGGTAAGTGGAGCAATAATCGTTTCTGAATCTCATTTGGCAATTCACACTTGGCCTGAATACAATTATGCATCTTTAGATATATATACTTGTGGAGACTCTGTCGATCCATGGAAAGCTTTTTACTATTTAAAAGATGCTTTAAATTCGAAAAGACAGGAGAGTCAAGAATTCAAACGAGGACTTTTTTCTTCTATTGGAGTACCTGAAAATTCTGCTCATAAAATCGAGGTGAGTTGA
- a CDS encoding IMPACT family protein, which yields MSYKSIKDPIEVTYTVERSKFIGNIAKVNSIDEAQKFIKEVSQKYDNATHNCWAYKVREEGREIGNYSDNNEPSGTAGKPIYGVIEKFGLSNVAIVVTRYFGGVKLGIRGLIDAYSKTAEEVVKNTKVVTYEKTFIYEAKCDYSNFSFIQNLMQKQNNFKITKQQFSDEVYFIFEILEHNKDVVLSLLKNKVYSLNFVGNSEGIL from the coding sequence TTGAGTTATAAATCAATAAAAGATCCGATCGAAGTTACATACACGGTAGAAAGGTCTAAATTTATTGGAAATATAGCAAAGGTCAATTCGATCGATGAAGCACAAAAATTTATAAAAGAAGTTTCTCAAAAGTATGATAACGCCACACACAACTGTTGGGCTTATAAGGTTCGTGAAGAAGGAAGAGAAATCGGTAATTATTCGGATAACAACGAACCGTCAGGCACAGCGGGTAAACCTATTTACGGGGTAATTGAAAAATTTGGTCTATCAAACGTTGCGATAGTAGTTACGAGGTATTTTGGAGGAGTGAAATTAGGTATTCGCGGTTTAATAGATGCGTATTCTAAAACAGCCGAAGAAGTTGTTAAAAATACTAAAGTAGTTACCTACGAGAAGACATTTATTTACGAAGCAAAATGTGACTACAGTAATTTTTCCTTCATACAAAACCTCATGCAAAAACAAAATAACTTCAAAATAACGAAACAACAGTTTTCAGACGAAGTTTATTTTATATTTGAAATATTAGAACATAACAAAGATGTCGTTTTATCATTATTGAAAAACAAGGTGTACAGTTTAAATTTTGTTGGCAATTCGGAGGGAATTTTATGA
- the speE gene encoding polyamine aminopropyltransferase, producing the protein MAENNHIFPHTIFTEYDKTNKVGVFSEVTNHIYTEQTEYQRIDIYETPIYGKLFSLDGVVMTRDSDEFVYHEMISHVPLFIHPDPKKVLVIGGGDGGTVREVLKHDSVEKVVLCELDKKVVEAALTHLPNISYELKNPKVELVYEDGSKFVSQFKDEFDVILIDSTDPTEGEGGLLFTEEFYKNCFEALNENGVFSAQTEEPFLKKEWMIRAYRRISNTFNIARLYMGYVPQYMPGTWTWTFASKNLDPVKDFDPEKVNEFNKELKYYNEEVHVASFSLPVFVKRLISDYSK; encoded by the coding sequence ATGGCTGAAAATAATCATATCTTTCCACATACTATTTTTACCGAGTACGATAAAACAAATAAAGTAGGAGTATTTTCCGAAGTAACTAATCACATTTATACCGAACAAACAGAATATCAAAGAATAGATATCTATGAAACTCCCATATATGGAAAGCTATTCTCATTAGATGGGGTTGTTATGACTAGAGATTCGGATGAATTTGTTTATCATGAAATGATCTCACACGTTCCTTTGTTCATACATCCTGACCCCAAAAAGGTCTTGGTAATCGGTGGAGGGGATGGAGGAACTGTTAGAGAAGTGTTGAAACATGATTCAGTAGAGAAAGTTGTTCTTTGTGAATTGGATAAAAAAGTTGTAGAAGCCGCTTTAACGCATTTACCCAACATTTCTTATGAGTTAAAAAATCCAAAGGTGGAATTAGTTTATGAAGATGGGAGTAAATTTGTTTCTCAATTTAAAGATGAATTCGACGTTATACTGATTGATTCCACAGATCCCACCGAAGGCGAAGGTGGGCTACTTTTTACCGAAGAGTTTTATAAAAATTGTTTTGAAGCATTGAATGAAAACGGAGTTTTTTCCGCGCAAACTGAGGAACCTTTTTTGAAGAAAGAGTGGATGATACGGGCATATAGAAGAATCAGCAATACTTTTAATATAGCACGATTGTATATGGGTTATGTACCTCAATATATGCCAGGTACATGGACATGGACGTTCGCCTCAAAAAATCTGGATCCAGTAAAAGATTTTGACCCTGAAAAAGTTAACGAGTTTAACAAAGAACTCAAGTATTATAATGAGGAAGTACACGTTGCGTCCTTTTCTCTACCTGTTTTTGTAAAAAGATTAATTAGTGACTATAGTAAATAA
- a CDS encoding ABC transporter permease, with amino-acid sequence MKILKMSWYEIKKVLRNRGVLILSVIIPVILAYFGSSFYPANITQDFQLALYNEDRSLLGNISFILIKQFLNFESTIEIKNDEQLNQLIKEASYDSILIIPKGFTQDLINRSQTVLYIIPNPHKIQNSMMIYTGFKAVFDELAGIPEIKVGSTTEFLLQGGIGIDETRPKPEIKMLIPSASDGSLVVSPTTNLGINDMFAPIVAVVVILLLSMIGIASSIGQAREVGLLDLYISNGLKTWEFILSKIISYIVIGFVAGMFSWSMFRMFGVQSQANPWNLILLVLISVFSFTSFGLFLSSFLKTARAASFLVTAMIGGMLVFGGVLIPIPTGSILEKIANLFPVKYSLDGWRKITVLGYGLSDVSFEILILLGFGVIFFLASLMLIQATQET; translated from the coding sequence ATGAAAATTTTAAAGATGTCATGGTATGAGATAAAGAAAGTGTTAAGAAATCGGGGAGTATTAATCTTAAGTGTTATAATACCTGTTATTTTAGCTTATTTTGGTTCTTCATTCTATCCTGCGAATATAACCCAAGATTTTCAATTAGCTTTATACAACGAAGATAGAAGCCTTTTAGGGAATATCAGTTTCATTTTGATAAAACAATTTTTGAATTTTGAGAGCACCATCGAAATTAAAAATGATGAACAATTAAATCAACTAATTAAAGAAGCAAGTTATGATTCAATACTGATTATTCCAAAGGGTTTTACACAAGATCTGATCAATCGTAGTCAAACGGTTTTGTATATAATACCAAATCCTCACAAAATTCAGAACAGTATGATGATATATACCGGTTTTAAAGCTGTTTTTGATGAGCTTGCGGGGATACCGGAGATAAAAGTTGGCTCCACTACTGAGTTCTTACTTCAAGGGGGCATTGGAATCGATGAAACGAGGCCCAAGCCAGAGATAAAAATGCTTATACCAAGCGCCTCGGACGGATCTTTGGTTGTTTCTCCAACCACAAATTTAGGGATTAATGATATGTTTGCTCCTATCGTAGCGGTAGTTGTGATTCTCTTATTATCAATGATAGGAATAGCGTCTTCTATCGGTCAAGCTAGAGAGGTTGGATTACTGGATCTATATATATCAAACGGATTAAAAACCTGGGAATTCATTTTATCAAAAATTATATCGTATATAGTAATAGGTTTCGTTGCTGGGATGTTCTCGTGGTCTATGTTCAGAATGTTTGGTGTTCAATCCCAAGCTAATCCCTGGAATTTGATCTTACTCGTTTTAATATCTGTATTTTCTTTCACCTCTTTTGGCTTGTTTTTATCTTCTTTTTTAAAAACGGCTCGAGCTGCTTCTTTCCTTGTGACGGCAATGATAGGAGGAATGTTGGTATTTGGCGGGGTTTTGATCCCGATACCTACAGGAAGTATTCTTGAAAAGATAGCGAACCTATTTCCTGTTAAATACTCTTTAGATGGCTGGAGAAAAATAACGGTATTAGGGTATGGACTAAGTGATGTAAGTTTTGAAATTCTAATACTATTAGGTTTTGGGGTAATTTTCTTTCTGGCATCATTGATGCTAATTCAAGCTACGCAAGAAACATAA
- a CDS encoding SAM hydrolase/SAM-dependent halogenase family protein — translation MDLIAFVTDWGHSSYYVSVCKSVIKKINKNADIIDITHSAGHFNIKKYASLIFRASRDFEEGTVFLCVVDPTVGSPRKPIALKTSKNNFYFVGPDNGLFTFVIEEYGVEESVELADKRFFYKTDYSSTFHGRDIFAPVAAYISKGITIDHFGPKTEKLTTFDMQKPVIEDNKVICDYLYSDDFGNIETNLSSNYLENLDLSKKVTVEINGTKKVARIVKNYAEVKKGELLLHVDSSGFYEISANQSNAAHQFNITDDFEGKIKIYLEL, via the coding sequence ATGGATCTTATAGCTTTTGTAACGGATTGGGGGCACTCTTCGTATTATGTCTCAGTGTGTAAGTCCGTCATAAAAAAAATAAATAAAAATGCGGATATAATTGATATTACACATAGTGCCGGACATTTTAATATAAAGAAATATGCATCTCTAATTTTCAGAGCCTCTCGGGATTTCGAAGAAGGAACCGTCTTTTTGTGTGTTGTTGATCCAACCGTAGGTAGCCCCAGGAAACCGATCGCTTTGAAAACGTCAAAAAACAACTTTTATTTTGTTGGCCCAGATAACGGTCTATTTACTTTTGTGATCGAAGAATATGGAGTTGAAGAATCTGTTGAGTTAGCCGACAAAAGATTTTTCTATAAAACCGATTATTCATCAACATTTCATGGGCGTGATATCTTTGCACCTGTTGCTGCCTATATTTCAAAAGGTATTACTATCGATCATTTTGGACCAAAAACAGAAAAATTAACAACTTTCGATATGCAAAAACCTGTCATTGAAGATAACAAAGTAATATGTGATTATTTATATTCAGATGATTTTGGGAACATTGAAACTAACTTATCTTCCAACTATCTTGAGAATTTAGATTTAAGCAAAAAAGTAACAGTAGAAATAAACGGGACAAAAAAAGTAGCTAGAATCGTCAAAAACTACGCTGAAGTAAAGAAAGGTGAATTATTGTTGCATGTTGATAGTTCAGGATTCTATGAAATTTCTGCCAATCAATCCAATGCGGCTCATCAATTTAACATTACCGATGATTTTGAAGGGAAGATAAAGATATATCTTGAGTTATAA
- a CDS encoding DEAD/DEAH box helicase has protein sequence MIRKELVNFLNSLKKVKKQKILVLPDGYLPDIDEGGEFFIYPDFDIFPFENLDISPNIKTNRMKTLYALLMKMDATVLTTFSSLIKYTLPKKEFVIKKIKVGDTFDLEYNVPYHLGYNLTEEVTSPGEYSKRGFVRDFFIPIYEQPVRVELWDDVIERISFFDTYSQRSIENLKEIEIIPGSEIMKFDHNLEIYEERLKKYTNETSEEEVLTLDQFNTLPGIFYKDKNTILSYLNEERDIYLINKEEIINSYREKEKENYEMCDNEQKRKIYKMFSGHNLEILNKIKYDEVKLTLEKIYFIKPKKEDKRLEYIPLLDWEDLNEGDLVVHEDYGIGIYHGVNKVETTLGLREFVTLEYSDNSRVYVPVGRLDKLSKYIGDPESVKISSLNSKSWKNTKQKVKEEIKQKIEELQKIYALRENQRGIQLFGDSELEEKFKETFPYVETPDQEKSINDVMRDLESAKPMDRLLSGDSGFGKTEVAMRAAFRTVVSNYQVLLLAPTTILAKQHYENFKQRMDPFGIKIALVTRHKTQKEKKELFESIKKGQIDIVIGTHALLSDLLQVKNLGLVIVDEEQRFGVLQKEKFKKLSEGVNFLMMSATPIPRTLYMSISGLRDISSISTPPVGRLPIQTFIGKYSDKLIRTAVLREKSRGGQTIYIHNRVQELDELYKKLQSLVPEVKITMVHGGTPKKEFIKSINDLYDGNIDLLLSTTIIENGIDIPNVNTLILDDPERYGISQLYQIKGRVGRSNRRAFVYFLFKKEVTPQTKKRLEAIKQYNEPGSGLKLALRDLEIRGYGDILGIEQKGHINAIGYHLYHEMLNKILFEYGIKKEEEIQRPQIYTEIKGIKGSIVIPESYIPNSIERMRIYRRISVAKTVDDVEDIRSEISDKYGKLPQEVERLFQYALIKVKANMEGIKEIEIGDTYISFKFEKNVNPVIEKYDKYSRKITFYPETKELISYGPKDHMKYMEKVFS, from the coding sequence TTGATTAGAAAAGAACTTGTGAATTTTCTGAACTCGCTAAAAAAAGTCAAAAAACAAAAAATTTTAGTATTACCGGATGGATATCTTCCTGATATCGATGAGGGTGGAGAGTTTTTCATTTATCCGGATTTTGACATATTTCCATTTGAAAATTTGGATATCTCTCCAAACATAAAGACAAATAGGATGAAAACCTTATATGCCTTATTAATGAAAATGGACGCGACCGTTTTAACTACCTTCTCATCTTTAATAAAGTATACCTTACCCAAAAAAGAATTCGTAATCAAAAAGATCAAAGTTGGAGACACATTCGATCTTGAATATAATGTTCCTTATCATTTAGGATACAACCTTACTGAAGAAGTAACTAGTCCTGGAGAATATTCTAAAAGAGGTTTTGTAAGAGATTTTTTCATTCCAATTTACGAACAACCCGTAAGAGTTGAATTATGGGATGATGTAATAGAAAGAATATCTTTTTTCGATACATACTCTCAAAGATCGATTGAAAATTTAAAAGAAATAGAGATAATTCCTGGTTCTGAAATTATGAAATTTGACCATAACTTAGAAATTTATGAGGAGAGGTTAAAAAAATATACCAATGAAACAAGTGAAGAAGAGGTTCTAACTCTTGATCAATTTAACACTCTCCCAGGAATCTTTTACAAAGATAAAAATACAATATTAAGTTATCTAAATGAAGAGAGAGATATTTATTTAATAAACAAAGAAGAAATCATAAACTCTTACAGAGAAAAAGAAAAAGAAAACTATGAAATGTGTGACAATGAACAAAAGCGAAAAATATATAAAATGTTTTCGGGACATAACCTTGAAATTTTGAATAAGATAAAATACGACGAAGTAAAACTTACCCTAGAAAAGATTTATTTTATCAAACCTAAAAAGGAAGACAAAAGGTTGGAATATATACCCCTTCTTGATTGGGAAGATCTAAATGAAGGGGACTTGGTTGTACACGAAGATTATGGAATAGGAATATATCATGGCGTTAACAAAGTTGAGACCACTTTAGGTTTGAGAGAGTTTGTTACATTAGAATATTCTGATAATTCAAGGGTCTATGTCCCCGTAGGTAGATTGGACAAACTATCTAAATACATCGGAGACCCTGAATCTGTTAAAATATCTTCTTTGAACAGCAAAAGCTGGAAAAATACGAAGCAAAAGGTAAAAGAAGAAATTAAACAAAAAATCGAAGAGCTCCAAAAAATCTATGCTTTAAGAGAAAATCAGCGGGGGATACAACTATTTGGGGATTCTGAATTGGAAGAAAAATTCAAGGAAACCTTTCCTTACGTTGAGACACCTGATCAAGAAAAGAGCATCAACGATGTTATGAGAGATTTAGAAAGTGCAAAACCGATGGATAGATTGTTGTCAGGTGATTCTGGATTTGGTAAAACCGAAGTTGCTATGAGAGCGGCTTTCAGAACGGTTGTTTCGAATTATCAAGTTCTGCTATTAGCTCCAACAACTATACTTGCCAAACAACATTACGAAAATTTCAAACAAAGAATGGACCCTTTTGGAATTAAGATAGCTTTAGTTACGCGTCATAAAACTCAAAAAGAAAAGAAAGAACTATTTGAAAGCATAAAAAAGGGCCAAATAGACATAGTAATTGGAACGCATGCCTTATTATCAGATTTACTACAAGTAAAAAACCTTGGGTTGGTTATAGTCGACGAAGAACAAAGATTTGGGGTACTTCAAAAAGAGAAATTCAAAAAATTAAGTGAAGGTGTAAACTTCCTTATGATGAGTGCCACTCCCATACCTAGAACCTTATACATGTCTATCAGTGGATTAAGAGACATATCTTCGATATCGACCCCTCCAGTAGGTAGATTACCCATTCAAACATTTATAGGGAAATATTCAGATAAACTAATACGTACGGCTGTTTTGAGAGAAAAATCTAGAGGCGGGCAAACGATCTATATCCACAACAGAGTGCAAGAACTGGATGAACTATACAAAAAATTGCAAAGCCTCGTTCCTGAAGTTAAGATAACAATGGTACATGGTGGGACACCAAAAAAGGAGTTTATAAAATCTATTAACGATTTGTACGATGGAAATATCGATCTACTTCTATCAACGACAATAATAGAAAATGGGATAGATATACCAAATGTTAATACCCTTATCCTAGACGATCCAGAAAGATATGGGATCTCTCAGTTATATCAAATTAAGGGAAGAGTCGGAAGATCTAACAGAAGAGCTTTCGTCTATTTTCTATTTAAAAAAGAAGTTACCCCTCAAACTAAAAAAAGACTGGAAGCGATCAAACAATATAACGAGCCAGGAAGTGGATTAAAACTTGCTCTGAGAGATTTAGAAATTCGTGGATATGGTGATATATTAGGAATAGAGCAAAAAGGTCATATAAATGCCATAGGTTATCATCTCTACCATGAAATGTTGAATAAAATTTTATTTGAATATGGAATTAAAAAGGAAGAAGAGATTCAAAGACCTCAAATCTATACAGAAATAAAAGGTATAAAAGGTTCCATAGTTATTCCGGAGTCTTATATCCCTAATTCTATTGAAAGAATGCGAATATATAGAAGGATATCTGTAGCTAAAACAGTTGATGATGTTGAGGATATAAGATCCGAAATAAGCGACAAATACGGTAAACTTCCACAAGAGGTAGAAAGATTATTTCAGTACGCACTGATTAAAGTTAAAGCCAATATGGAAGGTATTAAAGAGATAGAAATAGGAGATACATACATATCTTTTAAATTCGAAAAAAATGTAAATCCCGTCATTGAAAAATACGACAAATACTCAAGAAAGATTACCTTTTATCCAGAAACGAAAGAACTCATAAGTTATGGACCCAAAGACCATATGAAATATATGGAAAAGGTTTTTTCCTAA
- the mnmE gene encoding tRNA uridine-5-carboxymethylaminomethyl(34) synthesis GTPase MnmE → MLNDTIVAISSPIGTGAIGVVRISGNHVKNIIDQALKRKKYTPKKMYYGWLYNKEGEKVDEITWVYHSQPHSYTGEDMLEIFCHGGKLITYTVLNTIIKYGVRQALPGEFTKRAVLNGKMDLIKAEAVNNVITAETEISLKASFNQLKNTLSQKINDIKNCLLNISAQIEVEMDYPDDIEFKDHNLKNKLDDIVNRMDQILKGVDNGIIAVEGVRTVIVGKPNSGKSTLLNALLRKDRAIVTDIPGTTRDTIEENLNINGIYLKLIDTAGIRNTEDTLERVGIERTINSIKNSHLILFVLDGTTPFTQEDQLIYTKLNELENKTVIIVLNKSDSPNFKESNYHPLKQKNPKDFVIVSAKNGEIKTLEDKIYEKFFEKVNIEEPTLTNQRQKMTLESSKEYVLNAINSLEKGFSNDVIMYDIRKGLEKIYELSGESYTEELLDKIFSTFCVGK, encoded by the coding sequence GTGTTGAATGATACAATAGTTGCCATTTCATCCCCGATTGGTACAGGAGCAATAGGGGTGGTAAGAATTTCAGGCAATCACGTTAAAAACATAATAGATCAAGCATTAAAAAGAAAAAAATATACCCCTAAGAAGATGTACTATGGTTGGCTTTATAATAAAGAAGGAGAAAAAGTCGACGAAATTACCTGGGTTTACCATTCACAACCTCACTCTTACACAGGAGAGGATATGCTTGAAATATTTTGTCATGGCGGTAAACTTATAACTTATACTGTACTGAATACAATTATAAAATATGGTGTAAGGCAAGCTTTACCTGGGGAATTTACAAAACGTGCTGTTTTAAACGGTAAGATGGATCTCATAAAAGCAGAAGCTGTAAACAATGTAATTACTGCGGAGACTGAAATATCTTTAAAAGCGTCTTTCAATCAACTTAAAAATACCCTTTCCCAAAAAATCAATGACATAAAAAACTGTTTGCTAAATATTTCTGCCCAGATCGAGGTAGAAATGGATTATCCTGATGATATAGAATTTAAAGATCACAATTTGAAGAACAAATTAGATGATATTGTGAATCGTATGGATCAAATACTAAAAGGTGTTGACAATGGTATTATAGCTGTTGAGGGTGTCAGAACGGTTATAGTAGGAAAACCAAACTCTGGTAAAAGTACCCTGTTGAACGCTCTTCTGAGAAAAGATAGAGCGATTGTAACTGATATTCCAGGAACAACAAGGGACACCATTGAAGAAAATCTGAACATAAACGGTATATACTTAAAACTCATAGACACAGCAGGAATACGAAACACAGAAGACACGTTGGAAAGGGTTGGAATAGAAAGGACCATAAATTCCATAAAGAATTCTCATCTAATCTTGTTCGTCTTGGATGGCACAACGCCTTTTACACAGGAAGACCAACTAATTTATACTAAATTAAATGAATTGGAAAATAAAACTGTTATAATTGTATTGAATAAATCGGATTCTCCTAATTTTAAAGAGAGTAATTATCATCCTTTGAAACAAAAAAATCCCAAAGATTTTGTTATAGTTTCTGCAAAGAACGGAGAGATTAAAACTTTGGAAGATAAGATATATGAAAAGTTTTTTGAGAAGGTCAATATAGAAGAACCAACTCTAACTAATCAGAGGCAAAAGATGACCTTAGAATCATCTAAAGAGTACGTTTTAAACGCCATAAATTCACTCGAGAAAGGCTTTTCTAACGATGTAATTATGTACGACATAAGAAAAGGACTTGAAAAGATCTACGAACTATCTGGTGAAAGCTATACCGAAGAATTACTCGATAAAATCTTTTCCACATTCTGCGTTGGAAAGTAG